The following are encoded in a window of Phaseolus vulgaris cultivar G19833 chromosome 3, P. vulgaris v2.0, whole genome shotgun sequence genomic DNA:
- the LOC137839269 gene encoding uncharacterized protein, translating into MTTRPAHARSEEMTLQQLMGMVHGLQDAVVASKVEQEHMQADLTASQARSEELHRTNEELRHRWRGRDEPEAASPPREFTTPFSQAILETAIPNTFRGPKATFTGMEDPEAHLTAFHTQILLVGGSDAVRCKLFMSTLTGMAMDWFISLPEGHVTSFAQLSQLFREQYLANRTPAPVSYDLFDVKQFQGETLKEYKSRFGAQVRTQPVRVHQAVTERKHFDRKRAYEPRRTQPKSRVEEGREASKPPRHNFMMELKDLIAVPSIADRLRPPIKADKVPGPRKESWCEFHEAFGHHINNCLALGYQLDELVKNGFLKDYLMEKQAGRPPGSQPGGSEGQQHEAPVLGEIHTIAGGFSGGGCTASQRKRYTRSVMSVEVFEDHSPDVDITFTKEDLRDVVPHERSHCDLTRHGRKNGSTGLGRSRELGRCDVLADLRKATTIHRPVEAIWGLLIWFCG; encoded by the coding sequence ATGACCACCCGACCAGCACatgctaggagtgaagagatgaccctaCAACAGCTCATGGGCATGGTGCACGGGCTGCAAGACGCAGTGGTAGCCTCGAAAGTGGAACAGGAAcacatgcaggcagaccttacAGCTTCTCAAGCAAGAAGCGAGGAACTCCACCGCaccaacgaggagttacgcCATAGATGGCGTGGCAGAGACGAACCGGAGGCTGCATCCCCACCCAGGGAATTCACAACACCATTTTCACAGGCAATCTTGGAGACGGCAATTCCCAATACATTCAGAGGACCCAAAGCGACCTTCACGGGAATGGAGGATCCCGAAGCACACCTCACGGCGTTCCATACACAGATTTTGCTGGTAGGTGGTTCAGACGCTGTTAGAtgcaagcttttcatgagcaccctgacagggatggccatggactggttcatcagcctcccagagggccacGTCACGTCCTTCGCCCAACTTTCACAACTATTTAGAGAACAGTACCTAGCCAACAGAACTCCCGCCCCAGTCTCGTACGATCTTTTCGACGTCAAGCAGTTCCAAGGTGAAACCCTAAAGGAGTACAAAAGccgctttggggcacaggtACGCACGCAACCCGTTCGGGTTCACCAAGCCGTCACAGAAAGGAAACACTTTGACAGGAAACGCGCTTACGAGCCACGAAGGACTCAACCTAAGAGTCGAGTAGAGGAAGGGAGAGAAGCAAGCAAGCCGCCAAGGCACAACTTCATGATGGAACTCAAAGATCTGATTGCGGTACCCAGCATAgccgacaggttgaggccaccgatTAAAGCTGACAAGGTGCCAGGGCCTCGcaaggaatcatggtgcgaattccacgaggcatTCGGGCACCATATCAACAACTGTCTGGCGCttggctatcagttggatgagctcgtgaaaaatggtttcctgaaggattacttgatGGAGAAGCAGGCGGGACGACCACCAGGCTCGCAACCAGGCGGCAGTGAGGGGCAGCAGCACGAGGCGCCCGTCCTCGGtgaaatccacaccatagctggtgggtTCTCGGGTGGCGGGTGTACGGCGTCACAGCGTAAGAGGTATACGAGGTCCGTAATGTcagtggaagttttcgaggacCATTCgcccgatgtggacatcacgttcactaaGGAAGACCTCAGGGATGTTGTGCCGCATGAACGATCCCATTGTGATCTCACTCGTCACGGCAGGAAGAACGGTTCAACGGGTCTTGGTcgatcaagggagctcggcagatgtgatgttctggccgaccttCGAAAGGCTACAACTATCCACAGACCAGTTGAGGCCATATGGGGCCTGCTTATATGGTTTTGCGGATGA